CATGGCAGTCAAGCTCTCTCAACTAGGAGCCTTGGGCGTGCTCAATCTAGAAGGCATCCAAACTCGCTACGACGATCCCAACCCCATCCTCGATCGCATCACCTCGGTGGGCAAGGACGAGTTTGTGCCCCTCATGCAAGAGCTCTATGCAGAACCCATCAAGCCAGACCTGATCAAACGACGCATTCAAGAAATTAAGTCCCAGGGAGGGATTGCTGCGGTTAGTATTACCCCAGTAGGTGCCACTCGATTTGGGGCTGCCATTGCCGAAGCTGGCGCAGATCTTGTGTTTATCCAAGCGACCGTGGTGTCTACAGCTCACCTATCGCCTGAAACCGTAACGCCTCTGGATCTAGCTGACTTCTGCCGCGAGATGCCCATGCCCGTGGTGCTGGGTAACTGCGTGACCTATGACGTAACGCTCAACCTAATGAAAGCGGGTGCGGCGGGTGTATTGGTGGGTATCGGTCCCGGTGCTGCCTGCACATCTCGCGGTGTCTTGGGTGTGGGGGTTCCCCAAGCAACAGCCGTGGCTGACTGTACAGCAGCTCGGGATGATTATTTCCAGGAAACGGGGCGCTATGTGCCGGTGATTGCTGATGGTGGTTTGGTGACTGGCGGTGATATCTGTAAATGTATTGCCTGCGGTGCCGATGCTGTGATGATTGGCTCTCCCTTTGCTCGGGCCCAGGAAGCACCCGGTCGGGGTTTCCACTGGGGGATGGCAACTCCTAGCCCGGTTCTACCGCGCGGCACTCGCATTCGCGTTGGCACAACCGGCACTCTGGAACAAATCCTGCGGGGCCCTGCTCAGCTAGATGATGGTACCCACAACTTCCTAGGGGCTCTGCAAACCAGCATGGGCACCTTGGGCGCGAAGAACATTCGCGAAATGCAGCAGGTGGAAGTGATCGTGGCACCCTCACTGCTGACGGAAGGGAAGGTATACCAAAAGGCACAACAGCTTGGCATGGGTAAGTAGCGTTTAAGCTTAGGGGATAACTAAGTCTAGCTCTGACTTAGTTATCCCCTAATGAATTGTCTTCTAAGAAGAGACTGGCAGCGATCGCCCTCTCATACCCAAACTAGAGTGGCAGAAGGCGATCGCTCAACACAACTCTAGCCACCATGAAATAAATAAACACACCGAGAACATCCACAAGGGTGGTGATGAACGGAGCCGACATCAGCGCCGGATCCCGCTTGAGAAAATTGAACAGAAAAGGCAGAGCTGCTCCAGCAAAGGAAGCCAGCATAGATATGGCAATGAGGCTGACACCCACGACAATCGCTACACCCAAGTCACCCTGTAAGACATAAGCCCAGATGATGGTAATAACCGCCAGCATCCCGCCTAGCATAGAGCCGGCTGCTAATTCTCGTGAAATAACCCGTAGCCCCGATCGCAACGAAATCTCTTCCGTACTCAAACCACGAATCACCACTGTAGATGACTGGGCTCCGATATTGCCGCCTGCACCAATAAGCAACGGGATAAAGAAAGACAACGCTACCACTGATTTCAAGACATTTTCTTGCGTGTGCATGATGGTACCCGTGAAGGTATTAGCAACGAGCAAAATCAGCAGCCAAACTACCCGCTGCCGGGCGATGGTAAACAAGTTTGTTTGAAAATAACTTTCCTTACCTGTTTGCAATCCACCCAGGGTATAAATATCTTCCGTGGTTTCTTCTTCAAGAACATCTAACACATCATCAACAGTGATGATGCCCACAAGACGCTGCTCTCGATCGACCACCGGTAAAGCCGTCAGGTCGTATCGCTGAATGACCCGCGCCACTTCCTCTTGGTCGGTATCTGTACTTACCGAGATCATTTCAGGCTTCATAATGTCGCCAATCACTTGGTCGGGCTGAGCTAGAACCAACTCCCGCAGGGAAAGCACCCCTTTGAGGTGACGGCTGACATCAATAACATAGAGGTAATAAATGGTCTCGCTGATCGAGGCAAAGTTGCGCACCTGTTGAATCGTCTCGGCGGCAGTGGTGGCTTCCCGGATGGCCACATAGCGAGGGGTCATCATCCGTCCCGCTGTCTCAGGCGGATAGCCCAACAGTAGTGATGTGATCTGGCGTTCTTCAGGACTAAGCTGTTCAATCAGGATGCGCACCAGTTTGGCCGGTAATTCATCCATCAGCCGCACGCGATCGTCGGGCGACATACGACCAAAAATATCCACGACCTCTTGGCGCTTGAAGGTTTCTAGCAGAGCCTGCTGAGTATTGGGTTCCAGATACTCATAGACTTCTAACGCTTCATCTTTGGAGAGCAACCGAAAAGCGATCGCCCGCATGGTTTCAGGCAGCCCATCAATGGCCTCCGCCACATCCACAGGTTCCACCGGCTTGAGCAGAAGTTTCACGCCTTCTACATTGTTTTGCTCTAGCAAGTTGTAGAGTTGTTTTTGAACCAACTGTTGAAATTCAGCCCGGGTCATGTCTTCTCTAGCTTGGTTCGTCATGGATCCTGCCTCTAAAATTCACGGAGCTCAGGCGAGAACTATCCGGGTTGATAGACTACCTAAATGATGGTACACCGCTGATCCAATGCTAGGAAGAGACTTGACAAAGCTGCTCAGCCTCGGATGTTGCACTAGCATCGATTCGGCACAGAGCGATCGCCCCTCAACATCTGTTCTAGACTAGAAACCACGATGACATGCTAGCCTATGCAGATTCTCTCAGTTACTCTGACGAATTTCAAAACTCACCAAGATCGCCACTTTGTGTTCCAGCCAGGGGTCAATACCATCTGTGGAGAAAATGGAGCGGGCAAAACTAGCATCGTGGAGGCGATCGCTTGGGTACTCTTTAATTATCGTGGGTCGTATAAAAATGAAGACTTAATTCGCAACGGTCAAAGCAGTGCCCAGGTGGCCGTAGAGTTTGTCTCCAGCCAAGATGAGCGCACCTATCAAGTTCAGCGCTGCACCACCAAGGGTTATCGCCTTTATGATCCACAGCTCGATCAAGTCCTCAACTATCGCCACATTGAAGACGAAGTTACCCCTTGGCTACGGCAACAGCTAGGCATCGCCCCTGGCATTGATCTGGGCCAGCTTTTTGCCAATACCATCGGCGTGCCCCAAGGCACCGTCACTGCTGACTTTTTGCAGCCGCCCACCCAGCGCAAGCAGATTTTTGACGCCATCCTCAAAGTCGAAGAATTTCGCTTGGTCTACAAAGAAACCAGCTCCTTAGAAAAATATGCCAAGGCTGAACTCGACCAGGTCAAGCAGGCGATCGCTCAATACAACGAAAGTCTAGAGCCTTTGCCAGAACTGCAATCACGGCAAGCAGCTTTGGTTGAAGCAATCGCCCAAGATGAAACTCACTTGGCAGCCCTAGAGCAAGAGTTGGCGCAGCTTGAACAACGCCAAGCAGCCATCCAGCAGCAGCAGCAGCAGTTGCAAACCCTTACGGCCCAAAAGCAAGCGATCGCCGCCCAGGTTGAGGCGAAACAAAGCGCTCTACAAATTCTAGAGCAAGCGATCCAGGCGGCCCAGCAGGCCGCCAACCTCTGCGCAGAAAACCGAGAGAGCTACGACCTTGTCCTGCAAGCAGAACAGAAACTCACCGACCTAGAGCAGCAGCGCAAACAACGCCAGCAACTGCAAAACCAGAGGCAAGATCTACAGCGCCAACTCACCCTAGGGCAAAACCAGCTAACTCGCTATGCCCTGCAGCTTGAGCAGCTTGACAAGGCCGAGCAAGACTGCGATCGCCTACAGCCGTTCCTCGAAACCCAGCGCCAGCTAGAGGAACAGCAGCAGCACATCGATCAACAGATCCAGGCCCTCAGCGCCCAGACGGTTGAGTTTCAAAGTTTAGAGCAGCATTTAAACCGTTTGCGGGGCCAGTGGAAGCAGGTATCCCAGGAGATCGATCGCATCCAGCCCTTTGAAGAAGCGATCGCCGCAATTCCCGACCAAGAGCGCCAGCGCGATCGCCTCCAGCAACAGTTGAGCCGGGTGGAAGCCGCTAAACAATTTGAAGCCGAGCTGCGGCATCTGGTCACCCATACCCAAGCCCAACGCCAGCCCCACCTCGATCGTATTCAGGCGGGCATCGCCCTACTGCGCCAGCTTCCGCCCGATGCCACCCTGCAAGCGGCGATCGCTAGCATCGAAGCCAATAGGGAATTGACCACCGATCTGATCACCGCCCTGCAAGGCATTCTCTCGGAGTTGGGGGAGCAGGTGTCGGCGATCGCCCTGCGGCAGCAGTTGACCCAGGTCACCCAAGCATTGGATCAGGCCTATCGTCAGCGGGCTGAGGTGGCCACCTTGGAGGAAAAGCGCCATCGCTTGGTGGATTTGAAAACCGAGGGTGAACAAACGCGATCGCACCTAGAGCAGTTGACCCAGCAGCTTGCCCAGCTCACGCCCTTGCAGACCGAGCGATCGCTGCTGGGCCAGCAGCTTACTGCCCTAGACAATCCCCGCGCCCGTCATCAGGTGCTAACCCAGGAGCTCCAGCGCCGGCCGGCCCTACTTCAGGATCAGCAGGCAGCCCAGCTCCAGCTAGCCGAGGTGGAGGATGCGATCGCCGCTTTAGATCTACAGCTGATCCCCTTTGCCCAGCTCGATAGGGATCTTGAACACCAGCAGCAGCAGCGCCAGCAGCACCAGACCGGGTATTTAGCCTATCTGCGCTACCGCAACGATGCGGATCAGGTGCCCAAACGTCAGGCTGACCTAGAGCAAGCGATCGCCGATCTTCAGCAGAGTCAAGACGCGGCTCAAGCGATTGAGCAGCAGTATCAGGCTTTAATGCAGGACTATGATGCCGAAGCCGCCGAGCACATTCGCAGCCGCTATGAGGCCGCCCGTCGTCAGAGCGATCGCCTATCGGGAAGTTTGCCCCAGCAACGACAGCGCCAAGCAGAATTAGCTGAACAGATCCAAACCCTGATGGAAGTAGCCCACAAGCGCGATCAGGCCGAGGCCGATCTCCACACCAAGGAACGGATCAAGCGCCTCGTTAGCTTTGCTCGCAAAGTTTACAAAGAAGCTGGTCCAAGGATCACAGAGCGCTATGTGCAAACGGTTTCCCAAGAAGCCGATCGCCTGTTTCGAGAACTGCTGAATCGTCCTAATGTGGCCCTGGAATGGACGCGAGACTACGACATTGTGGTGCAAGAAGGAGCCCACAATCGACGATTTATGAATCTCTCCGGCGGCGAACAAATGTGTGCAGCCTTAGCCGTGCGTCTAGCTCTGCTGCGAGTATTTGCGGAAATTGACATCGCTTTCTTTGATGAACCGACCACGAATATGGATCGTCCCCGGCGTCGCCATCTGGCGGAAGCGATCGCCAACCTGAAATCGTTCCAACAACTGTTTGTGATTAGTCACGATGACACCTTCGAGCAGGTCACCGAAAATGTCATCTTCGTAGAACGCCTCACCTAGGTGCCGTCCCTGTCCCGTTACCCCACCGACCCCCATGCCGCTCCAGCTCTCCCAAAGTGCGCTGACTGTCCTCAGTCTCTGCCAACGAAAATTTCAGCATATCTACTGGGATCAGCTCAGTGGACTGATGCCCATGGAACAGCGATCGCACCTTGAGTGGGGCAGCCGCTTCCACCACCTCATGCAGCAACGGGATCTGGGGCTACCGCTCCATGCCAGCCCCGCCGATGACGCCTCCTTCTATCGCTGCATGGAAGCCTTGGTGCACCACGTTCCCCAGATCTTTGACCCCAGCGCTTGGCGCGATCGCCTCAGCGAACATCGGCGCACCCTGCGTCTGGGCGATGCCGTCTTCACCGTCGTGTATGACCTGCTGCTGCTAGGTGACAACCAAGCTCAGATTATTGACTGGAAAACCTACCCCCGTCCCCAACAGTCCCACTGGCTCTCCCAGCATTGGCAAACCCGCCTCTATCCCTTCGTCCTGACTGAAACCAGTGACTACAGTCCCGACCATATCAGCATGACCTACTGGTTTGTGCAGCCCTATTTGGCGGAACCTATCCCCCAATCCATCACCTTCCCCTACAGCACAGCCCAACATCAGCAAACTCGCCAAAGCCTAACCAAGTTGGTGGAACACCTGACGGCTAGCTTAGCGGCCTACCAAGATGGACAACCCCTGCCCCAACTACCCGAGGGCTCCCCTGCCTGTGAAGACTGCCCCTTTGCCCTTCGCTGCCAGCGCGGTGCCTACGCCATCGATACGCCCGCACTGCCCCCGCTGACCGATATTGCCGAAGTTGTTCTTTAACCGTCTCCCTGAACGAGGCATTGAGACTTCCTACCTCGCGTTTTACAATGGAAAAGAACTGATTAAAATTTGTAACTAAATTCGCTCGACCAAGCGACGGCGGTTGCTGAGGAGAACAACACGATGAATCCAGCCGATATTAACTGTGCAGAAGCCTGCGTACATGGGTGCATCCTAGGCGATC
The nucleotide sequence above comes from Candidatus Obscuribacterales bacterium. Encoded proteins:
- a CDS encoding GuaB3 family IMP dehydrogenase-related protein — encoded protein: MAVKLSQLGALGVLNLEGIQTRYDDPNPILDRITSVGKDEFVPLMQELYAEPIKPDLIKRRIQEIKSQGGIAAVSITPVGATRFGAAIAEAGADLVFIQATVVSTAHLSPETVTPLDLADFCREMPMPVVLGNCVTYDVTLNLMKAGAAGVLVGIGPGAACTSRGVLGVGVPQATAVADCTAARDDYFQETGRYVPVIADGGLVTGGDICKCIACGADAVMIGSPFARAQEAPGRGFHWGMATPSPVLPRGTRIRVGTTGTLEQILRGPAQLDDGTHNFLGALQTSMGTLGAKNIREMQQVEVIVAPSLLTEGKVYQKAQQLGMGK
- the mgtE gene encoding magnesium transporter, with translation MTNQAREDMTRAEFQQLVQKQLYNLLEQNNVEGVKLLLKPVEPVDVAEAIDGLPETMRAIAFRLLSKDEALEVYEYLEPNTQQALLETFKRQEVVDIFGRMSPDDRVRLMDELPAKLVRILIEQLSPEERQITSLLLGYPPETAGRMMTPRYVAIREATTAAETIQQVRNFASISETIYYLYVIDVSRHLKGVLSLRELVLAQPDQVIGDIMKPEMISVSTDTDQEEVARVIQRYDLTALPVVDREQRLVGIITVDDVLDVLEEETTEDIYTLGGLQTGKESYFQTNLFTIARQRVVWLLILLVANTFTGTIMHTQENVLKSVVALSFFIPLLIGAGGNIGAQSSTVVIRGLSTEEISLRSGLRVISRELAAGSMLGGMLAVITIIWAYVLQGDLGVAIVVGVSLIAISMLASFAGAALPFLFNFLKRDPALMSAPFITTLVDVLGVFIYFMVARVVLSDRLLPL
- a CDS encoding SMC family ATPase yields the protein MQILSVTLTNFKTHQDRHFVFQPGVNTICGENGAGKTSIVEAIAWVLFNYRGSYKNEDLIRNGQSSAQVAVEFVSSQDERTYQVQRCTTKGYRLYDPQLDQVLNYRHIEDEVTPWLRQQLGIAPGIDLGQLFANTIGVPQGTVTADFLQPPTQRKQIFDAILKVEEFRLVYKETSSLEKYAKAELDQVKQAIAQYNESLEPLPELQSRQAALVEAIAQDETHLAALEQELAQLEQRQAAIQQQQQQLQTLTAQKQAIAAQVEAKQSALQILEQAIQAAQQAANLCAENRESYDLVLQAEQKLTDLEQQRKQRQQLQNQRQDLQRQLTLGQNQLTRYALQLEQLDKAEQDCDRLQPFLETQRQLEEQQQHIDQQIQALSAQTVEFQSLEQHLNRLRGQWKQVSQEIDRIQPFEEAIAAIPDQERQRDRLQQQLSRVEAAKQFEAELRHLVTHTQAQRQPHLDRIQAGIALLRQLPPDATLQAAIASIEANRELTTDLITALQGILSELGEQVSAIALRQQLTQVTQALDQAYRQRAEVATLEEKRHRLVDLKTEGEQTRSHLEQLTQQLAQLTPLQTERSLLGQQLTALDNPRARHQVLTQELQRRPALLQDQQAAQLQLAEVEDAIAALDLQLIPFAQLDRDLEHQQQQRQQHQTGYLAYLRYRNDADQVPKRQADLEQAIADLQQSQDAAQAIEQQYQALMQDYDAEAAEHIRSRYEAARRQSDRLSGSLPQQRQRQAELAEQIQTLMEVAHKRDQAEADLHTKERIKRLVSFARKVYKEAGPRITERYVQTVSQEADRLFRELLNRPNVALEWTRDYDIVVQEGAHNRRFMNLSGGEQMCAALAVRLALLRVFAEIDIAFFDEPTTNMDRPRRRHLAEAIANLKSFQQLFVISHDDTFEQVTENVIFVERLT
- a CDS encoding PD-(D/E)XK nuclease family protein, giving the protein MPLQLSQSALTVLSLCQRKFQHIYWDQLSGLMPMEQRSHLEWGSRFHHLMQQRDLGLPLHASPADDASFYRCMEALVHHVPQIFDPSAWRDRLSEHRRTLRLGDAVFTVVYDLLLLGDNQAQIIDWKTYPRPQQSHWLSQHWQTRLYPFVLTETSDYSPDHISMTYWFVQPYLAEPIPQSITFPYSTAQHQQTRQSLTKLVEHLTASLAAYQDGQPLPQLPEGSPACEDCPFALRCQRGAYAIDTPALPPLTDIAEVVL